The Hyphomicrobium sp. MC1 genome window below encodes:
- a CDS encoding amino acid permease: MDDQSASGVSYERVGDEYFKARGLQRYAGIWSLWALGVGAVISGHFSGWNFGFGTGGWGGMLVAGGIIAVMYLGLVFSIAEMSPALPHTGAAYSFARSSMGPWGGFITGLCENVEYVVTPTVVCYFIGSYLNGILETAGIGAQPEPLLWIATFVVFLALNIFGVALSFRVTLIVTLLSLAILVVFWISAIPNMDFNRWALNIAPDGTELPNGNGPMFPYGWEGVLKTLPFAVWLFLAIEQLPLAAEESVDPKRDMPKGIILGMCTLIVSAFMIVLLNPSVIGVGAFKLSTSGEPLLDGFRAIYGSGAVVLLGIVALTGLIASFHTILYAMGRQVYSLSRAGYFPTALSITGHKLKTPYVAMLTGSAVGLILMTIIYFINKDQIGTTLLNMAVFGAMCSYMLQAISFILLRIKMPNIERPYRSPLGIPGAVLTIIIAAVTLWYQLGDSTYQQGIYGVIAWFAVGIIYFAVIGRHKLILSPEEEFALSKGTAEYKTH; encoded by the coding sequence ATGGACGATCAGAGTGCGTCAGGCGTCAGCTACGAACGCGTAGGTGACGAATACTTTAAGGCTCGCGGCCTTCAGAGATATGCGGGCATCTGGTCACTGTGGGCGCTCGGCGTCGGCGCGGTGATCTCGGGACACTTCTCCGGTTGGAACTTCGGCTTCGGCACAGGTGGCTGGGGCGGCATGCTGGTCGCAGGTGGCATCATCGCCGTCATGTACCTCGGCCTCGTGTTTTCCATCGCCGAAATGAGCCCGGCGCTGCCCCACACGGGCGCCGCCTACTCCTTCGCCCGCTCGTCGATGGGTCCATGGGGCGGCTTCATCACCGGCCTTTGCGAAAACGTCGAATACGTCGTCACGCCGACGGTCGTCTGCTACTTCATCGGCTCCTATCTGAACGGAATCCTTGAAACCGCGGGAATAGGTGCTCAACCAGAGCCACTTTTATGGATAGCGACGTTTGTCGTCTTCCTCGCGCTCAACATCTTCGGCGTCGCGCTGTCGTTCCGCGTGACCCTGATCGTCACGCTGCTTTCGCTCGCGATCCTGGTCGTGTTCTGGATCAGCGCCATTCCGAACATGGACTTCAACCGCTGGGCGCTCAACATCGCGCCTGACGGCACGGAGCTTCCGAACGGCAACGGCCCCATGTTCCCGTACGGCTGGGAAGGCGTTCTGAAAACCTTGCCGTTTGCGGTCTGGTTGTTCCTAGCTATCGAGCAGCTTCCACTCGCAGCTGAGGAATCGGTCGATCCGAAACGCGACATGCCGAAGGGCATCATCCTCGGCATGTGTACGCTGATCGTCTCGGCTTTCATGATCGTGCTGCTGAACCCGTCGGTCATCGGCGTCGGTGCATTTAAGCTTTCGACGTCAGGCGAACCTTTGCTCGATGGCTTCCGTGCAATCTACGGCAGTGGCGCCGTCGTGCTGCTCGGCATCGTCGCATTGACCGGCCTGATCGCGAGCTTTCACACCATTCTCTACGCCATGGGCCGGCAGGTCTATTCGTTGAGCCGCGCGGGCTACTTCCCGACGGCCCTCTCGATCACGGGGCACAAGCTTAAGACGCCCTATGTCGCGATGCTTACGGGTTCGGCCGTCGGCCTGATCTTGATGACGATCATCTACTTCATCAACAAGGATCAGATCGGCACAACGCTGCTCAATATGGCGGTGTTCGGCGCCATGTGCTCCTACATGCTGCAGGCGATTTCGTTCATCCTGCTGCGCATCAAGATGCCAAACATCGAGCGTCCGTATCGCAGTCCGCTCGGTATTCCCGGTGCCGTTCTGACGATTATCATCGCCGCCGTTACGCTGTGGTACCAGCTTGGCGACAGCACCTATCAGCAAGGCATCTACGGCGTCATCGCCTGGTTCGCGGTCGGTATTATCTATTTCGCTGTAATAGGCCGCCACAAACTCATCCTCTCACCTGAGGAAGAGTTCGCGCTTTCCAAAGGTACGGCCGAATATAAGACGCACTAA
- a CDS encoding response regulator transcription factor codes for MKIAIIDDDFAVLDSLGQLLEGAGLDVCSYQSAEAFMSEADEGDIGCVVSDVRLPNMTGIELHHEIAQRYPSLPVILITGHGDISMAVTAVKNGALDFIEKPFSDERIVASIRHAVDVGVRKKVDADMRAEFQNRVAELSPRQKQVMDHLVLGLSNKEIALKLGLSTRTVENYRAWVMERMRTRNLAELVRLATWLDGTHVRDH; via the coding sequence ATGAAGATCGCTATTATCGACGATGATTTTGCCGTTCTGGATTCGTTGGGTCAGCTCCTTGAAGGCGCGGGGCTTGACGTCTGTTCCTACCAGTCCGCCGAGGCCTTCATGTCGGAGGCTGATGAGGGCGACATCGGCTGTGTCGTGTCCGACGTACGCCTGCCCAACATGACGGGGATCGAGCTGCATCACGAGATCGCGCAGCGCTATCCGAGTCTGCCCGTCATTCTCATCACCGGTCACGGCGATATTTCGATGGCCGTGACGGCGGTCAAGAACGGGGCGCTCGATTTCATCGAAAAGCCGTTCTCGGACGAACGGATCGTCGCCAGCATCCGTCATGCCGTCGATGTCGGCGTGCGCAAAAAGGTTGATGCCGACATGCGCGCCGAATTTCAAAATCGCGTTGCCGAGCTTTCACCGCGACAGAAGCAAGTCATGGACCATCTTGTTCTCGGGCTCTCCAACAAGGAGATTGCGTTGAAGCTCGGCTTGAGCACCCGCACCGTCGAAAACTACCGAGCATGGGTGATGGAAAGAATGCGCACGCGCAACCTCGCCGAACTCGTAAGACTTGCAACTTGGCTCGACGGAACCCATGTACGGGATCATTGA
- a CDS encoding NAD(P)/FAD-dependent oxidoreductase: MSVADVAIVGAGAVGCAMARRFTLEGARVILLERGADLLSGASKGNSAILHTGFDAPPGSVELSCMQAGYAEYLQIRDDFNLPLLDTGAMVVAWSEAERAALDGIEAQAKTNGVNDVRRLTAAEIRAREPELSPRALEALLVPGEHVIDPWSPFLAYLKQSEAHGAEIVFGAEVVSGAFDGTTWTLQTTRGAHRARTVINCAGLYGDRLDAKLLGMASFQIKPRKGQFVVFDKAASKLLKTIILPVPSERTKGVVLTRTVFGNVLVGPTAEEQDDRDRATVEEEALRGLLAKAEEMVPALATVDVTAIYAGLRPATEEKGYRINVRGDRNWITVGGIRSTGLTASLGIAQHVYGLYRDMGHQHAAIIDPVMPRVPNLAEHRPRDWQTAGYGEIVCHCEMVTLREIEKALSGSIPAGDFGGLRRRTRCGMGRCQGFYCNAQLALLTAGCFASPLAVGDAG, translated from the coding sequence ATGTCGGTCGCAGACGTCGCCATCGTTGGTGCGGGCGCCGTAGGCTGTGCGATGGCGCGACGGTTTACTCTTGAAGGCGCGCGCGTCATCCTTCTGGAGCGCGGCGCCGACCTGCTTTCCGGCGCCAGCAAGGGAAACAGCGCCATTCTGCATACGGGCTTCGATGCGCCTCCGGGCAGCGTCGAGCTGAGTTGTATGCAAGCCGGCTATGCCGAATATCTCCAAATCCGTGATGATTTTAACCTGCCGCTGCTGGACACCGGCGCGATGGTCGTCGCGTGGTCAGAGGCAGAGCGCGCGGCGCTCGATGGCATTGAGGCGCAAGCGAAAACAAACGGCGTCAATGACGTTCGACGCCTGACGGCGGCAGAAATTCGCGCCCGCGAACCTGAGCTTTCTCCGCGCGCCCTCGAAGCGCTGCTGGTGCCGGGCGAGCATGTGATCGACCCCTGGTCGCCGTTTCTGGCGTATCTGAAACAGTCGGAAGCGCACGGTGCCGAAATCGTATTCGGAGCAGAGGTCGTATCCGGAGCCTTCGATGGAACGACTTGGACGCTCCAGACCACGCGTGGCGCGCACCGGGCTCGGACCGTCATCAATTGCGCGGGTCTTTACGGCGATCGGCTCGATGCCAAGCTGCTCGGGATGGCGTCATTTCAGATCAAGCCGCGGAAAGGCCAATTCGTTGTCTTCGACAAGGCGGCGTCAAAGCTTTTGAAGACGATCATTCTCCCGGTTCCGTCGGAGCGGACCAAAGGCGTCGTGCTGACGCGGACCGTGTTCGGCAATGTGCTCGTCGGACCGACTGCGGAAGAACAGGACGACCGTGATCGCGCGACCGTCGAGGAGGAAGCGCTGCGCGGCCTGCTTGCCAAAGCCGAAGAGATGGTCCCCGCGTTGGCAACCGTCGATGTCACGGCGATATATGCGGGCTTGCGTCCAGCGACCGAGGAGAAAGGCTATCGCATCAATGTGCGCGGTGATCGCAACTGGATCACGGTCGGCGGCATCCGCTCGACGGGGCTTACGGCATCGCTCGGCATCGCGCAGCACGTTTATGGCCTCTATCGCGATATGGGACATCAGCACGCCGCCATTATCGACCCCGTGATGCCGCGCGTGCCCAATCTCGCCGAGCATCGGCCGAGGGATTGGCAGACCGCCGGATACGGCGAGATCGTCTGCCATTGCGAAATGGTGACGTTGCGCGAAATCGAAAAAGCCTTGTCGGGGTCGATCCCAGCAGGCGATTTCGGCGGCCTGCGGCGGCGCACGCGTTGCGGCATGGGACGTTGCCAGGGCTTTTACTGCAATGCGCAGCTCGCGCTTCTGACGGCAGGCTGTTTCGCATCGCCTCTCGCGGTCGGAGACGCAGGGTGA
- a CDS encoding DeoR/GlpR family DNA-binding transcription regulator, with translation MRPTIRRERIEQVVRERERVTVDALAELLGTSRETIRRDLTDLAERGRVRKIHGGATISEPRLPDADIEGSFQGRLLENADAKRTVARRAIQLFQPGDTLFVDTGTTTLWFAEELSTATGLTIITNSAAIAALAARGPSSSTFLIGGEYRADGTENLGPLAVEQISQFHAVHAVLAVGSIETVGILDYDVREADVARAMIAQAKSVTVLADATKFGRGGLIRVAPLDAVARVVTEAEPPDDIAAALKGAGAEIIVAS, from the coding sequence ATGCGACCTACAATTAGACGGGAACGAATCGAACAGGTCGTTCGCGAGCGTGAGCGGGTAACGGTCGATGCTTTAGCCGAACTCCTTGGAACCTCACGGGAAACCATTCGCCGGGATCTGACCGATCTGGCCGAAAGGGGGCGTGTACGGAAGATTCACGGCGGCGCGACGATCTCGGAGCCACGACTTCCCGACGCTGACATCGAAGGATCGTTTCAGGGCAGACTGTTAGAAAATGCCGATGCCAAGCGCACCGTGGCCCGCCGCGCGATCCAGCTTTTTCAACCTGGAGATACGTTGTTCGTCGACACCGGCACGACGACGCTGTGGTTTGCCGAAGAGCTTTCGACGGCGACGGGCCTGACGATCATCACCAACTCGGCAGCCATCGCTGCACTCGCGGCGCGAGGCCCATCGAGTTCGACGTTTCTGATCGGCGGTGAATACCGCGCCGACGGAACCGAGAACCTTGGTCCGCTAGCGGTCGAACAGATCAGTCAGTTTCACGCGGTTCACGCGGTGTTGGCGGTCGGCTCCATCGAGACGGTCGGGATTCTCGATTACGATGTCCGGGAAGCGGATGTTGCCCGGGCAATGATCGCGCAGGCCAAATCTGTGACGGTGCTCGCTGACGCGACGAAATTCGGGCGCGGCGGCTTGATCAGGGTTGCGCCGCTCGATGCCGTCGCGCGGGTTGTGACCGAAGCGGAGCCACCCGACGATATCGCAGCTGCTCTGAAGGGTGCCGGAGCCGAGATCATCGTGGCCTCGTAA
- a CDS encoding glycerol kinase — protein sequence MRVAAIDQGTTSTRVLVADTDGKLEIASSVTHQQFHPHPGWVEHDPEELLTNIRRCLDAAGKVDAIGIDNQGESCLAWDAETGAALSPVIVWQDNRTADAVGRLKDKGAASLTLSRAGLPLDAYFSASKLSWIVANIPAAKDALAAGRLRLGTTDAFFLDRLAGTFATDVTTASRTSLMDLETGKWDADLCELFGVPISALPEIRPTVADFGRINGVPITASVVDQQAALFGHGCREPGDAKITFGTGAFALAVTGKEIAHAPEKGLLPTVAWSINGTMTYAVDGGVYDAGSAVEWARRIGLIADIEKDLEWFDAEPAIDRDVVFVPALSGLACPHWDRTAASLFVGMSAATTQADMQQALLEGIALSAADVIAAMHAHVPIGGSIAIDGGLARSRYFAQFLADMIGREVIVADFDERTAFGTAKLAALGAGISLPDAKSTAQSFHPRIADSSATRRRFHDAVARCKSWRDLGE from the coding sequence ATGCGAGTAGCCGCGATCGACCAAGGAACAACGTCGACACGTGTGCTGGTCGCCGACACGGATGGGAAACTTGAGATTGCGTCCTCGGTGACGCATCAGCAATTCCATCCGCATCCCGGTTGGGTCGAGCACGATCCGGAAGAGCTGCTGACAAACATCCGGCGCTGTCTCGATGCGGCAGGCAAAGTCGATGCGATCGGAATCGACAATCAAGGCGAAAGCTGCCTTGCCTGGGATGCCGAAACCGGCGCGGCGTTGTCACCCGTTATTGTATGGCAGGACAATCGCACCGCCGATGCCGTCGGGCGCTTGAAAGATAAAGGCGCGGCGTCACTGACACTCTCGCGTGCGGGGTTGCCGCTCGACGCCTATTTTTCTGCATCCAAGCTCTCCTGGATCGTCGCCAATATCCCGGCGGCGAAGGATGCCCTGGCGGCGGGACGTTTGCGGCTCGGCACGACGGATGCTTTCTTTCTTGATCGCCTCGCTGGAACTTTCGCGACCGACGTGACGACGGCATCGCGGACGTCGTTGATGGACCTCGAAACCGGCAAGTGGGACGCCGATCTTTGCGAGCTGTTCGGCGTACCGATCTCGGCGTTGCCGGAGATAAGACCGACGGTCGCCGATTTCGGCCGGATCAACGGCGTGCCCATCACCGCTTCGGTCGTTGATCAGCAGGCTGCACTTTTCGGTCATGGTTGCCGTGAGCCGGGAGATGCAAAGATCACATTCGGGACGGGGGCGTTCGCGCTGGCCGTGACGGGCAAAGAGATCGCTCATGCGCCGGAAAAGGGACTATTGCCGACCGTCGCCTGGTCTATCAATGGGACAATGACCTATGCGGTCGACGGCGGCGTTTACGATGCTGGTTCGGCGGTCGAGTGGGCGCGGCGTATCGGACTGATCGCAGACATCGAGAAGGATCTCGAATGGTTCGACGCCGAGCCGGCCATCGACCGTGACGTCGTGTTCGTTCCTGCGCTTTCAGGACTGGCTTGCCCGCACTGGGACCGGACGGCGGCGTCGTTGTTTGTGGGCATGTCGGCGGCAACGACACAGGCAGACATGCAGCAGGCGCTGCTCGAAGGTATCGCCTTGAGCGCTGCAGATGTCATCGCAGCCATGCACGCGCACGTCCCGATCGGTGGATCTATTGCAATCGACGGCGGCCTTGCGCGCAGCCGGTATTTTGCACAATTCCTGGCCGACATGATCGGGCGCGAGGTTATCGTCGCGGATTTCGATGAGCGCACAGCGTTCGGAACGGCTAAGCTCGCGGCGCTCGGCGCCGGCATATCGCTGCCGGATGCCAAGAGCACCGCTCAAAGCTTCCATCCCCGAATTGCCGATAGCTCGGCGACGCGCCGGCGTTTTCATGACGCAGTTGCGCGCTGCAAGAGTTGGCGCGATCTCGGCGAATAA
- a CDS encoding NAD(P)/FAD-dependent oxidoreductase encodes MSAPFEVRSADVLIIGAGPAGLSAATQLRKLGVANVMVVEREPMGGGIPRHCGHPPFGMREFGWVMTGPAYARRLVDRAVKSGVELQLGCTVVSIDHADDLVVTCASNRGLLTVVAKRVVIATGVRERPRSARLVSGERPIGVINTGALQEYAYLQKLIPFRRPLIVGTELVSLSSLLTCRNIGAKPVAMIESRNQPTVRPISMWLPRLLGVPVRYGTHLVDIKGRSRVEAVTLLCPDGTHEDIACDGVLFTGSFKPEASLARSVGLDIDAGTGGPVIDQFARTSEPRIFAAGNILHPVETAGWSWREGRRVGGFVADDLNGRLPAANSAIRLKPGPGIRYVVPQRIVPGGEGLSHLQLRAADSVSGSLVASANGQIICKQPLTSSPERRILAPISAFENANSDITIGVEGMQTTDIRSRSTCE; translated from the coding sequence ATGTCGGCACCATTCGAAGTGCGAAGCGCCGATGTTCTTATCATCGGCGCGGGTCCAGCCGGACTGTCCGCAGCGACACAGCTTCGCAAGCTCGGCGTCGCCAACGTCATGGTGGTAGAGCGCGAACCGATGGGCGGTGGCATTCCGCGTCACTGTGGCCACCCGCCGTTCGGCATGCGCGAATTCGGTTGGGTTATGACAGGACCTGCTTACGCGCGACGGCTCGTCGATCGGGCAGTGAAATCCGGCGTCGAGCTTCAGCTTGGCTGCACGGTCGTCTCGATCGACCATGCCGACGATCTTGTCGTCACATGCGCCAGCAATCGCGGCCTGCTCACAGTCGTTGCGAAACGTGTCGTTATCGCTACGGGCGTTCGCGAACGGCCTCGCTCGGCACGGCTTGTTTCGGGCGAACGGCCAATCGGCGTCATAAACACCGGCGCGCTGCAGGAATATGCCTATCTGCAGAAGCTTATTCCATTTCGACGCCCGTTGATCGTCGGGACGGAGCTCGTCTCTCTTTCTAGTCTGCTGACATGCCGGAACATCGGCGCGAAGCCCGTCGCGATGATCGAGAGCCGTAACCAACCGACCGTGCGCCCTATTTCCATGTGGCTACCGCGATTGCTCGGCGTTCCCGTTCGCTATGGAACGCATCTCGTCGACATCAAGGGGCGGTCACGCGTGGAAGCCGTCACGCTGCTGTGCCCGGACGGAACGCATGAAGACATCGCATGCGACGGTGTGCTGTTTACGGGGTCGTTCAAGCCGGAAGCCTCGCTTGCCCGCTCTGTGGGATTGGATATCGACGCGGGAACAGGTGGTCCTGTCATCGACCAATTCGCGCGCACGAGTGAGCCGCGCATCTTTGCTGCGGGAAATATATTGCATCCCGTTGAAACAGCCGGCTGGTCGTGGCGCGAGGGCCGGCGCGTCGGCGGCTTCGTCGCCGATGATCTCAACGGCCGGCTGCCCGCGGCCAACAGCGCGATCCGCCTGAAACCGGGCCCTGGCATTCGGTATGTTGTGCCGCAACGGATCGTTCCGGGCGGCGAAGGCCTGTCGCATCTTCAGTTGCGTGCAGCGGATAGCGTTTCGGGATCGCTGGTCGCAAGCGCCAACGGCCAGATTATCTGCAAGCAACCGCTGACCTCGTCTCCGGAGCGGCGAATCCTGGCGCCTATCTCGGCATTCGAGAATGCCAATTCCGACATCACTATCGGTGTCGAGGGAATGCAAACCACTGACATTCGGAGCCGTTCGACATGCGAGTAG
- a CDS encoding amino acid permease, translating into MTHDEDTKVLHSMGYAQELSRRMGAFSNFAISFSIICILAGGITSFPLAMATGGAFQATIGWIVGGLFAMLVAACLGQIASAYPTAGALYHWSSILGGRGWGWATAWINLLGLIFVVASVDVGVWQLFRDLVVAGVFHVDVTSWTALSTDPLPTGMTLDQVNANNAHAYYVQVAAVSLIVIAQALVNHFGIKLTTLLTDFSGYLILVVAVVLTAMFFIWGAGNYSHAFTFTNNTGDAGGGYVPAARTAIVAFLVGLLYPLYTITGFDASAHTSEETNDARRTVPRGMIHSVFWSLVFGFVMAVSFVVASPDLAATAKDGAAAWFNMFNNLPAPTPLKDVIAICIVLANFICALAGLTSTSRMIYAFARDGGLPGSSVWKRVSPQWRTPVPAIWLAAILSIAATLYSPAFAALAAGCALFLYVSYAMPVAAGLFAEGKTWTEFGPFRLGVFSKPMAVLVIIGTFILMYAGIQPPFDILINYAIGLIVLLVVLWFGLESRRFKGPPIGAEIAKRQAEIAAAERAVGESS; encoded by the coding sequence ATGACTCACGACGAAGACACTAAGGTCCTGCACTCAATGGGCTACGCGCAAGAATTATCGCGGCGCATGGGTGCCTTTTCCAATTTCGCGATTTCGTTCTCGATCATCTGCATCCTCGCGGGCGGCATCACGTCGTTTCCGCTCGCGATGGCGACCGGCGGCGCGTTCCAGGCGACGATCGGTTGGATCGTCGGCGGATTGTTCGCAATGCTCGTGGCTGCATGTCTCGGCCAGATCGCTTCGGCCTATCCGACGGCCGGCGCACTTTATCACTGGTCCTCGATTCTCGGCGGACGCGGCTGGGGCTGGGCCACAGCGTGGATTAACCTGCTTGGCCTCATCTTCGTCGTGGCGTCCGTTGACGTCGGCGTATGGCAGCTCTTCCGCGACCTCGTCGTCGCCGGTGTGTTTCATGTCGACGTGACGTCCTGGACTGCCTTGTCGACCGATCCGCTGCCGACCGGCATGACGCTCGATCAAGTCAACGCCAACAATGCGCACGCCTATTATGTGCAGGTGGCGGCAGTCAGCCTGATCGTCATCGCGCAGGCGCTGGTCAATCACTTCGGCATCAAGCTGACGACGCTGCTGACCGACTTTTCGGGCTACCTGATCCTTGTGGTCGCGGTGGTGCTGACGGCTATGTTCTTCATCTGGGGCGCGGGCAACTACTCGCACGCCTTCACCTTCACGAACAACACTGGCGATGCCGGCGGCGGTTATGTGCCTGCGGCACGGACTGCGATTGTCGCATTCCTCGTCGGCCTGCTCTACCCGCTCTATACGATCACCGGCTTCGATGCCTCGGCGCATACTTCCGAAGAGACCAACGATGCGCGGCGAACCGTGCCTCGCGGCATGATCCACTCAGTGTTCTGGTCGCTGGTGTTCGGCTTCGTGATGGCGGTCTCCTTCGTTGTTGCGAGCCCCGATCTCGCTGCGACGGCGAAAGATGGCGCCGCAGCGTGGTTCAACATGTTCAACAATCTTCCGGCTCCGACGCCGCTTAAGGACGTCATCGCGATCTGCATCGTGTTGGCGAACTTCATCTGCGCCCTTGCCGGTCTCACTTCGACGTCGCGCATGATCTATGCGTTCGCGCGTGACGGCGGCCTTCCCGGCTCAAGCGTGTGGAAGCGCGTCAGTCCGCAATGGCGCACGCCCGTTCCGGCGATCTGGCTGGCTGCGATCTTGTCTATTGCAGCCACGCTCTACTCTCCGGCCTTTGCTGCACTCGCGGCCGGTTGCGCCCTCTTCCTTTATGTGTCGTACGCTATGCCGGTCGCCGCCGGTCTCTTCGCTGAAGGAAAGACGTGGACCGAGTTTGGGCCGTTTCGGCTCGGCGTGTTCTCGAAGCCAATGGCGGTTCTGGTGATAATCGGCACATTTATCCTGATGTACGCCGGTATCCAGCCTCCGTTCGACATCCTGATCAACTATGCGATCGGCTTGATCGTCCTCTTGGTCGTGCTGTGGTTCGGCCTCGAGTCGCGTCGCTTCAAGGGCCCGCCGATCGGTGCGGAAATCGCGAAGCGTCAGGCGGAGATTGCAGCCGCCGAGCGTGCTGTAGGCGAGTCGTCCTAA
- a CDS encoding MASE1 domain-containing protein, with protein sequence MLQALTRDTVIGMPPPRYVALGAAYLAAYVALDWLSFVDPLSAFGITPWNPTTGVSIALVLAFGRSFIPWLFLAPLVADGLLRQFPLPLGAEVSVVLIIGGTYSAAAWFLTREDGPFSGALQLRQDLIWLLGTAAIAAAVAATVCVTLLAMMSIISVDQIGRGILGWWVGDMIGITVMTPFLLFLFAGRTILPHSAELLLPFAVMVGALFLIFGTATTNPSQLFYLLFLPVIWIAVRFGLEAVTGALVVTQVLLITAIQLTGHSGVSITALQTMMLALALTGLIVGALVTEQRNTQRELWLHREALGRASRVGALGALAAAIAHEINQPLAAIGNYARVGRQNLQRDVVDQAAAVRTTEQIIEQVDRAAAVIRWLRDFIGAGSSRFEVVSVPDLVRRAESVCRADLEEHGITFDTIVPRDLPNVCVDRLQIEQVVTNLVKNASEAITASRIADGKIQIEVTDDGQAFIVISVIDNGPGFEPVLLERPISPFTTTKPDGMGLGLSLSRSIIQSHGGRLTLGGNTAGARVSFTLPKVGKEAKSTTT encoded by the coding sequence ATGCTTCAGGCGTTGACGCGAGATACGGTCATCGGCATGCCGCCGCCGCGGTATGTCGCGCTGGGCGCCGCATATCTTGCAGCATACGTCGCACTGGACTGGTTGAGCTTCGTCGATCCCCTGAGCGCGTTCGGGATAACGCCCTGGAATCCGACGACAGGCGTCAGTATCGCATTGGTACTGGCATTCGGCCGTTCGTTCATCCCCTGGCTGTTCCTCGCGCCTCTGGTGGCTGATGGTCTCTTGCGCCAATTTCCTCTGCCGCTCGGCGCCGAAGTCTCAGTGGTCCTCATCATCGGAGGCACCTATTCGGCCGCCGCTTGGTTTCTGACGCGCGAGGACGGCCCATTTTCAGGCGCGCTTCAATTGAGGCAGGATCTGATTTGGCTGCTGGGGACGGCTGCGATTGCGGCGGCAGTGGCCGCTACCGTCTGCGTGACGCTCCTCGCGATGATGTCGATCATCAGCGTCGATCAGATCGGACGAGGAATTCTCGGCTGGTGGGTCGGCGACATGATCGGCATCACCGTGATGACGCCATTTCTGCTGTTTCTCTTTGCGGGCCGCACGATCCTCCCGCATTCGGCTGAGCTTTTACTGCCGTTTGCAGTCATGGTCGGTGCGCTCTTCCTGATTTTCGGAACCGCGACGACCAATCCGTCGCAGCTTTTCTATCTCTTGTTTCTCCCGGTCATTTGGATTGCCGTGCGTTTTGGATTGGAGGCGGTGACGGGCGCACTGGTCGTGACGCAAGTGCTGCTGATTACCGCGATCCAGCTTACCGGACACAGCGGTGTGAGCATCACAGCGCTGCAGACGATGATGCTCGCATTGGCTTTGACGGGACTGATCGTCGGCGCGCTCGTCACCGAGCAGCGCAACACCCAGCGTGAGCTGTGGCTGCATCGCGAAGCCCTTGGCCGCGCGTCTCGCGTCGGAGCACTGGGTGCGCTGGCGGCAGCAATCGCGCATGAAATCAATCAACCCTTGGCCGCCATCGGCAATTACGCGCGCGTGGGTCGTCAGAACTTGCAACGCGATGTCGTCGATCAGGCTGCCGCCGTCCGCACGACCGAACAAATTATCGAGCAGGTCGATCGCGCGGCTGCTGTCATCCGCTGGCTTCGCGATTTCATTGGCGCGGGCAGTTCGCGCTTCGAAGTTGTCTCGGTGCCCGATCTCGTCCGACGAGCGGAATCGGTGTGCCGAGCAGACCTGGAAGAGCACGGTATCACGTTTGATACGATCGTCCCGCGCGATTTGCCGAACGTCTGTGTCGATCGCCTGCAGATCGAACAGGTCGTCACGAATCTCGTCAAGAACGCATCCGAGGCAATCACGGCCTCGCGCATTGCAGATGGTAAAATCCAGATAGAAGTCACCGACGACGGACAGGCCTTCATCGTCATTTCCGTCATCGACAATGGCCCAGGTTTCGAGCCAGTTTTATTGGAACGCCCCATCTCACCCTTCACCACGACCAAGCCCGACGGCATGGGGCTTGGATTGTCGCTGAGCCGTTCGATAATTCAGTCGCACGGCGGACGGTTGACGCTCGGCGGGAACACAGCAGGCGCACGCGTATCTTTCACGCTGCCGAAAGTCGGCAAGGAGGCAAAGAGCACGACGACATGA